A stretch of bacterium DNA encodes these proteins:
- a CDS encoding crotonase/enoyl-CoA hydratase family protein has product MSEPAVLVEKDGHVLTVTLNRPEKRNCFNCEVMCRVYDAWVQLDEDPEIRVAILTGKGDTFCAGMDLSEIPKLRTGKAENDWMQRVFDNPDITMGCWLKTYRPTKPVILAAEGFARAGGTEILQGTDIRVAGESAMFGVTEVQRGLFPMAGSAVRLRRQIPYAIAAEMLLAGEDLPAKRAYELGLVNHVVPDGQALAKAREIADRISSNGPLAVAGILATLRATESMPEEEAFKIEMQHGMKVMSSKDAVEGPKAFIAKRPPVFTGE; this is encoded by the coding sequence ATGTCCGAACCCGCCGTACTCGTCGAAAAGGACGGCCACGTCCTCACCGTGACCCTCAACCGGCCCGAGAAGCGCAACTGCTTCAACTGCGAGGTGATGTGTCGGGTCTACGACGCGTGGGTCCAGCTCGACGAGGATCCGGAGATCCGGGTCGCGATCCTGACCGGGAAGGGCGACACGTTCTGTGCCGGCATGGACCTGTCCGAGATCCCGAAGCTCCGGACCGGCAAGGCCGAGAACGACTGGATGCAGCGGGTCTTCGACAACCCGGACATCACGATGGGCTGCTGGCTCAAGACCTACCGCCCGACCAAGCCCGTGATCCTGGCGGCCGAAGGCTTCGCGCGCGCGGGCGGAACCGAGATCCTCCAGGGCACCGACATCCGGGTCGCCGGCGAGAGCGCCATGTTCGGCGTGACCGAGGTCCAGCGCGGGCTCTTTCCGATGGCGGGCTCGGCGGTCCGGCTGCGGCGACAGATCCCCTACGCGATCGCGGCGGAGATGCTGCTCGCGGGAGAAGACCTCCCGGCGAAGCGCGCCTACGAGCTCGGCCTGGTGAACCACGTCGTCCCGGACGGGCAGGCGCTCGCGAAGGCACGGGAGATCGCCGACCGGATCTCGAGCAACGGCCCGCTCGCCGTCGCGGGGATCCTCGCCACGCTCCGCGCGACCGAGTCGATGCCCGAAGAGGAAGCGTTCAAGATCGAGATGCAGCACGGGATGAAGGTCATGTCCTCGAAGGACGCCGTCGAGGGACCCAAGGCGTTCATCGCGAAGCGTCCGCCGGTCTTCACGGGGGAGTAG
- a CDS encoding helix-turn-helix domain-containing protein encodes MADRVVEAAAPAHLQLLTTDELAAQLGVTAVTVRIRRTQREMGPPWVMIGRLIRYRATAVEQGLNGQ; translated from the coding sequence GTGGCCGACCGGGTCGTGGAAGCCGCGGCCCCCGCACACCTTCAGCTGCTGACGACCGACGAGCTCGCGGCGCAGCTCGGGGTGACCGCGGTGACCGTCCGGATCCGGCGTACCCAGCGGGAGATGGGCCCGCCGTGGGTCATGATCGGCCGACTCATTCGGTACCGGGCGACTGCCGTCGAGCAGGGGCTGAACGGCCAATAG
- a CDS encoding AraC family transcriptional regulator — protein MPERTIGSLCERLGFADGHGYRDTPLPSVKIFRAADHEAACPLLYENGLGFVLQGYKLGVAADMKIRTGGDRYLILSNHATMRCETLATSEEPVLGVHVAIDHRELQRLVHLLREESGDGGKEADIPLVERSIVSARMTGDVRSAVGALVDLLHDPVACEALGSGALSRLYFAVLRSEDGRVLASLARTDSKLARISATMSYMEQHLDERIGVDQLASIARMSRSAFQRTFKDVSGESPLQYLKQLRLSTARNLITFKGEPAYVAAHRVGYESASQFSREFKRYYGLPPSRAAELPYSRMQGVA, from the coding sequence ATGCCGGAGAGAACGATCGGATCGCTCTGCGAGCGACTCGGCTTCGCAGACGGGCACGGCTATCGCGACACGCCCCTTCCGAGCGTCAAGATCTTCCGCGCCGCGGACCACGAAGCCGCCTGCCCGCTCCTCTACGAGAACGGGCTCGGCTTCGTGCTGCAGGGCTACAAGCTCGGTGTCGCCGCCGACATGAAGATTCGCACGGGTGGTGATCGGTATCTGATCCTGAGTAATCACGCGACGATGCGATGCGAGACCCTTGCCACGAGTGAAGAGCCCGTGCTCGGCGTCCACGTCGCGATCGACCACCGCGAGCTCCAGCGGCTCGTCCACCTCCTCCGGGAGGAATCAGGCGACGGCGGCAAGGAAGCGGACATTCCGCTCGTCGAGCGTTCGATCGTCTCGGCGCGAATGACCGGCGATGTCCGGAGCGCCGTCGGCGCGCTCGTCGACCTGCTTCACGACCCCGTCGCCTGCGAGGCGCTCGGCTCCGGCGCTCTCTCGCGACTCTACTTCGCTGTGCTGCGCTCCGAGGACGGCCGCGTCCTGGCTTCTCTCGCGCGCACCGACAGCAAGCTGGCGCGAATCTCCGCGACCATGAGCTACATGGAGCAGCACCTGGACGAACGGATCGGCGTGGATCAGCTCGCCTCGATCGCCAGGATGAGCAGGTCGGCCTTCCAGCGAACCTTCAAGGACGTCTCAGGAGAGTCGCCACTCCAGTACCTGAAGCAGCTCCGCCTGAGCACCGCGCGCAACCTCATCACCTTCAAGGGCGAGCCCGCCTACGTTGCCGCTCACCGGGTGGGCTATGAGAGCGCGAGTCAGTTCAGTCGCGAGTTCAAGCGGTACTACGGCCTGCCGCCGAGCCGTGCGGCGGAGCTGCCCTATTCGCGGATGCAGGGGGTGGCGTAG
- a CDS encoding multidrug efflux RND transporter permease subunit — MGFAHFFVDRPIFAAVLSVLITFIGGLTYVGLPTTQYPEIAPPTIEVRASYPGASAEVVADTVATPLEQEINGVENMLYMSSQSTGDGNLTIAVTFELGTNLEAAQVLVQNRVAIAEPRLPESVRRLGVVTQKSSPDLLMVINLFSPDETYDQLYIANYATLQIRDRLARINGVGQVRLFGASEYAMRVWLDPQRIDSVGLTAGEVVAALRSENVRVSAGVMNQTPSKSPAAFEIGVQTRGRLITPDEFERVVVKAEDDGRIVRLGDVARIELGAQSYLTRGYLENQPAIALPISQTPGTNALETAAALRATMQSLSEEFPPGLAYAIAYDPTAFIAESVDAVIQTIFEAIALVVLVIVIFLQSWRAALIPVVAIPVSLVGTFAVISAFGFSLNNLSLFGLVLAIGIVVDDAIVVVENVERNMRGGLGAREAAHRTMDEVGSALIALGLVLVAVFVPAAFVTGITGQFFRQFALTIASATMISVFVSLTLSPALAALLLEAPQEAKDPTPFGRLFLPFNRGLERFSERYGAFVGRLLGKAMLACIVYVVLLALAALQFGVVPGGFIPAQDQGYAIISIELPSGAELARTDRVTQEVTRRLLSIDGVENAVGFAGFSGATFTNAPNSATIFPTFAPFDERDAAGIDYRDLIDRMWEVAETTDEAFVLVIEPPPVRGIGNAGGVRMMVQDRRGRGLRLLEDSTNEIVDAASESSELTGVFTLFDNQTPQLYLDVDRERARRLNVPISGVFEAVEVYFGSAFVNDFNYLGRTFRVTAQADAPYRQSARDLLHLRTRNAQGEAVPLGSVARAEFRTAPYRVSHYNLFPAASVYANPTEGTSTGESIARLESIADASLPDGFGYEWTELALQEKLAGDSGLAVFALAALFVFLLLAAQYESLSLPLSVILIVPMCLLFAMFGVWITGWDNNILVRVGLIVLVALAAKNAILIVEFAKQREDEGETAEQAALDAARLRLRPILMTAFSFILGVVPLVIASGPGAEMRRSLGITVFSGMLGVTIMGLVFTPLFYVLCRDPRRLLRPGGEAKANEQATHADRDPDVA; from the coding sequence ATGGGATTCGCGCACTTCTTCGTCGATCGACCGATCTTCGCGGCCGTCCTCTCGGTCCTGATCACCTTCATCGGTGGGCTTACATACGTCGGTCTTCCGACGACGCAGTACCCGGAGATCGCGCCTCCCACGATCGAAGTCAGGGCCTCCTACCCGGGCGCGAGCGCAGAAGTCGTCGCGGACACCGTCGCGACGCCCCTCGAGCAGGAAATCAACGGCGTCGAGAACATGCTCTACATGTCCTCGCAGTCGACGGGTGACGGCAACCTCACGATCGCAGTGACCTTCGAGCTCGGCACGAACCTCGAGGCGGCCCAGGTCCTCGTCCAGAATCGGGTTGCGATCGCGGAGCCGCGTCTCCCGGAGTCCGTGCGGCGCCTCGGCGTCGTGACCCAGAAGAGCTCGCCTGATCTCCTGATGGTGATCAACCTCTTTTCCCCGGACGAGACCTACGACCAGCTCTACATCGCGAACTATGCGACGCTACAGATCCGCGATCGACTGGCTCGGATCAACGGCGTGGGGCAGGTGCGGCTCTTCGGCGCAAGCGAGTACGCGATGCGCGTGTGGCTCGATCCGCAGCGCATCGACTCGGTGGGACTCACGGCGGGTGAGGTCGTCGCGGCGCTGCGCAGCGAGAACGTCCGGGTCTCCGCCGGCGTGATGAACCAGACACCGTCGAAATCGCCGGCAGCGTTCGAGATCGGCGTGCAGACTCGGGGGCGATTGATCACGCCGGACGAGTTCGAGCGGGTCGTCGTCAAGGCGGAGGACGACGGACGAATCGTGCGCCTCGGAGACGTCGCCCGAATCGAGCTCGGCGCCCAGAGCTATCTCACGCGGGGCTACCTCGAAAACCAGCCCGCCATCGCTCTCCCGATCTCCCAGACGCCCGGAACGAACGCACTCGAGACGGCCGCCGCGTTGCGTGCGACGATGCAGAGCCTCTCGGAGGAGTTCCCGCCCGGGCTCGCGTACGCGATCGCCTACGACCCGACGGCGTTCATCGCGGAGTCGGTGGACGCCGTGATCCAGACCATTTTCGAGGCGATTGCGCTCGTGGTGCTCGTGATCGTCATCTTCCTCCAGAGCTGGCGCGCTGCGCTGATCCCCGTGGTCGCGATTCCGGTCTCGCTCGTCGGGACCTTCGCGGTGATCTCTGCATTCGGATTCAGCCTCAACAACCTCTCGCTCTTCGGTCTGGTCCTCGCGATCGGGATCGTTGTCGACGACGCGATCGTCGTCGTCGAGAACGTCGAGAGGAACATGCGGGGAGGGCTCGGCGCGCGCGAGGCAGCGCACCGAACGATGGACGAGGTCGGAAGTGCCCTGATCGCGCTTGGACTCGTGCTCGTCGCGGTCTTCGTTCCCGCCGCGTTCGTCACGGGAATCACCGGCCAGTTCTTTCGACAGTTCGCCCTCACGATCGCCTCCGCGACGATGATCTCCGTGTTCGTCTCGCTCACGCTCAGCCCGGCGCTCGCGGCGCTGCTCCTCGAAGCGCCGCAGGAAGCGAAGGACCCGACGCCCTTCGGACGGCTCTTCCTTCCATTCAATCGCGGCCTCGAGCGGTTCTCGGAACGCTACGGCGCGTTCGTCGGGCGTCTACTCGGCAAGGCGATGCTCGCCTGCATCGTCTACGTCGTTCTGCTCGCTCTCGCTGCGCTCCAGTTCGGCGTCGTCCCCGGCGGCTTCATCCCCGCCCAGGACCAGGGCTACGCGATCATCTCGATCGAGCTGCCTTCGGGCGCCGAGCTCGCGCGGACGGACCGCGTCACGCAGGAGGTCACGCGACGCCTGCTATCGATCGACGGTGTCGAGAACGCCGTCGGCTTCGCCGGATTCTCGGGCGCGACCTTCACGAACGCGCCCAACTCGGCGACGATCTTCCCGACCTTCGCGCCCTTTGACGAGCGTGATGCCGCCGGAATCGACTACCGCGACCTGATCGATCGGATGTGGGAAGTCGCGGAGACGACGGACGAGGCCTTCGTCCTCGTGATCGAGCCACCGCCGGTGCGTGGGATCGGGAACGCGGGCGGCGTTCGGATGATGGTTCAGGATCGGCGCGGACGGGGTCTTCGGCTCCTCGAAGACTCGACGAACGAGATCGTCGACGCCGCCAGCGAGTCGAGCGAGCTGACCGGCGTCTTCACGCTCTTTGACAACCAGACACCACAGCTCTATCTCGACGTCGACCGGGAACGCGCGCGGCGGCTGAACGTCCCGATCTCGGGCGTGTTCGAGGCGGTCGAGGTGTACTTCGGCTCCGCCTTCGTCAACGATTTCAACTACCTGGGAAGAACGTTCCGTGTGACCGCGCAGGCCGACGCGCCCTACCGACAGTCGGCCCGCGACCTCCTGCATCTCCGCACGCGCAACGCGCAGGGCGAGGCCGTCCCTCTCGGCAGCGTCGCGCGCGCGGAGTTCCGCACCGCGCCGTACCGGGTGAGCCACTACAATCTCTTCCCGGCGGCGTCCGTCTACGCGAATCCGACCGAGGGGACGAGTACGGGCGAATCGATCGCGCGGCTCGAATCGATCGCGGACGCGTCCCTTCCAGACGGATTCGGCTACGAGTGGACGGAGCTCGCGCTGCAGGAGAAGCTGGCCGGCGACAGCGGGCTGGCCGTCTTCGCCCTTGCCGCGCTTTTCGTGTTCCTCCTGCTGGCCGCGCAGTACGAGAGCTTGAGCCTCCCGCTCTCCGTGATCCTGATCGTTCCAATGTGTCTGCTCTTCGCGATGTTCGGCGTCTGGATCACCGGTTGGGACAACAACATCCTGGTTCGCGTCGGTCTGATCGTGCTGGTCGCCCTCGCGGCGAAGAACGCGATCCTGATCGTCGAGTTCGCCAAACAGCGAGAGGACGAAGGCGAGACCGCCGAGCAAGCGGCGCTCGACGCCGCCCGACTGCGTCTGCGACCCATCCTGATGACCGCGTTCTCCTTCATCCTCGGCGTCGTGCCCCTCGTGATCGCGTCCGGCCCCGGGGCCGAGATGCGCCGGTCCCTCGGTATCACCGTCTTCTCAGGCATGTTGGGCGTCACGATCATGGGCCTCGTCTTCACGCCGCTCTTCTACGTCCTGTGCCGCGACCCGCGGCGGCTGCTGCGGCCGGGCGGCGAGGCGAAAGCGAACGAGCAGGCCACGCACGCCGACCGAGATCCCGATGTTGCCTGA
- a CDS encoding efflux RND transporter periplasmic adaptor subunit: MPRKTIDRFKPAHSRNIGLLLAPDRVVRPRVLGRRLAALALVVAAFSVGANGARGQETPAVPTIVPERRSLVEYDEYTGRFEAINRVEVRARVSGFLDRVAFQEGQIVQAGDLLFVIDQRPFRIAVDAARADYEGAVARRDLAKLEKERAERLLAGRTIPREQYDEVHAEYVAATARVSNRKAALAHAELELEYTEVAAPISGRIGKRRVDEGNLISGGTAAATLLTTIVQEDPIYFVFDVSETDYLRYSRLDLSGARPTSRTTPNAVSVKLLDEQDFVHHGVMDFVDNELDASSGTLQGRAVLANPGGFIQPGVFGRLRLQGSGLYEAVLVPDEVIQFDQSRLFVFVIDESGRVDRRWIEPGPIHGDKRIVRSGLSGHETIIAGAFHRVRVGAEVESAATALQASR, encoded by the coding sequence ATGCCCAGGAAGACGATCGATCGATTCAAGCCGGCACACAGTCGAAACATCGGGTTGCTCCTCGCTCCGGATCGGGTCGTCCGACCGCGAGTCTTGGGGCGGCGACTCGCGGCACTCGCGCTGGTCGTCGCTGCGTTCTCGGTCGGAGCCAACGGTGCCCGGGGACAGGAGACCCCGGCCGTCCCCACGATCGTGCCGGAACGGAGGAGCCTCGTCGAGTACGACGAGTACACGGGGCGCTTCGAGGCGATCAACCGGGTCGAGGTCCGCGCTCGCGTGAGCGGGTTTCTCGATCGGGTGGCCTTCCAGGAGGGCCAGATCGTCCAGGCGGGCGATCTGCTCTTCGTGATCGACCAGCGGCCCTTCCGGATCGCTGTCGACGCCGCCCGAGCCGACTACGAAGGGGCGGTCGCGCGTCGGGATCTCGCGAAGCTCGAGAAGGAGCGGGCCGAGCGCCTCCTCGCTGGACGCACGATCCCTCGGGAGCAGTACGACGAGGTCCACGCCGAGTACGTCGCCGCGACCGCGCGCGTTTCCAACCGGAAGGCCGCGCTCGCCCACGCGGAGCTCGAGCTCGAGTACACCGAGGTCGCGGCACCGATCAGCGGACGCATCGGCAAGCGTCGAGTCGATGAGGGCAACCTGATCAGCGGCGGAACGGCCGCGGCGACCCTGCTCACGACGATCGTGCAAGAGGACCCGATCTACTTCGTGTTCGACGTGAGCGAGACCGACTACCTGCGGTACTCCCGGCTCGATCTGAGCGGGGCACGGCCGACGTCGCGCACGACGCCCAACGCCGTGAGCGTCAAGCTGCTCGACGAGCAGGACTTTGTGCATCACGGCGTGATGGACTTCGTCGACAACGAACTCGACGCGTCTTCCGGAACACTCCAGGGGCGCGCGGTCCTCGCCAACCCGGGCGGATTCATCCAGCCAGGCGTCTTCGGCCGCCTGCGGCTCCAGGGCAGCGGGCTCTACGAGGCGGTGCTCGTGCCCGACGAGGTCATTCAGTTCGACCAATCGCGACTCTTCGTCTTCGTGATCGACGAATCGGGGCGCGTCGACCGGCGCTGGATCGAGCCGGGTCCGATTCATGGCGACAAGCGAATCGTTCGGAGCGGTCTCAGCGGGCACGAGACCATCATTGCGGGCGCGTTTCATCGCGTTCGCGTCGGGGCCGAAGTCGAGTCCGCGGCCACGGCACTGCAGGCGAGTCGATAG
- a CDS encoding peroxiredoxin family protein, with protein sequence MGDKAPPFELAGSDGRIHRLAEYLSNGGLVIAWYPRAFTAGCTLECKSLAEDGDLIRAYGVPVVMASVDPLSENERFARETGADFPILSDSSKAIARAYGVLHQERFALRTNFFLASDGSIVAIDRNVNPATAAADIARKLGELGFERAATGNEATPQGN encoded by the coding sequence GTGGGTGACAAGGCGCCGCCGTTCGAGCTGGCGGGGTCCGACGGGCGTATCCACCGCCTGGCGGAGTATCTGAGCAATGGCGGGCTCGTGATCGCCTGGTATCCGCGCGCCTTCACGGCGGGTTGCACGCTTGAATGTAAATCGCTGGCCGAGGACGGGGATCTGATCCGCGCCTATGGCGTTCCCGTGGTCATGGCCAGCGTCGATCCTCTCAGCGAGAACGAGCGATTCGCAAGGGAAACGGGCGCAGACTTTCCTATCCTCTCGGATTCCTCCAAAGCGATTGCTCGCGCCTACGGTGTGCTGCACCAGGAACGCTTCGCCCTTCGAACGAACTTCTTCCTCGCGTCGGACGGATCGATCGTCGCCATCGATCGAAATGTCAACCCGGCGACCGCCGCGGCGGACATCGCTCGCAAGCTCGGCGAGCTCGGATTCGAGCGCGCCGCCACGGGGAATGAAGCGACGCCGCAGGGGAATTGA
- a CDS encoding (2Fe-2S)-binding protein: MVRFELNGKYVESSAESDTPLLWVIRDELGLKGTKFGCGIAMCGACTVHIDGNPVRSCSFPVAGAAGTKVTTIEGLNDEHPLQHAWVEEQVPQCGYCQSGQIMQAATLLERNADPSEKEIVDHMSANLCRCMAYPRIKKAIQRAATVTATARKES; encoded by the coding sequence ATGGTTCGATTCGAGCTGAACGGGAAGTACGTCGAGTCCTCGGCCGAGAGCGATACGCCGCTCCTCTGGGTGATCCGCGATGAGCTCGGGCTCAAGGGCACCAAGTTCGGCTGCGGGATCGCCATGTGCGGGGCGTGCACCGTGCACATCGACGGGAACCCGGTGCGGTCCTGCTCGTTCCCGGTCGCCGGAGCGGCCGGCACGAAGGTGACCACGATCGAGGGGTTGAACGACGAACACCCGCTTCAGCACGCCTGGGTCGAAGAGCAGGTGCCACAGTGCGGCTACTGCCAGTCCGGCCAGATCATGCAGGCGGCCACTCTGCTGGAACGCAATGCCGATCCCAGCGAGAAGGAGATCGTCGATCACATGTCGGCGAACCTGTGTCGCTGCATGGCCTACCCGAGGATCAAGAAGGCGATCCAGCGTGCGGCAACGGTTACGGCAACGGCGCGGAAGGAGAGCTGA
- a CDS encoding molybdopterin-dependent oxidoreductase, which translates to MKNQERNALDLSRRDFLVGSVGTAVVMGFGAIGATASARAAVASKAFAPTIWFEIDREGAVVVHVAKSEMGQHIGTALARIVADELGADWNRVRIHHVATDPKWGFMVTGGSWSVFHSFEHLSRAGAAGRIALLEAGARLLGEDPKTCEIADGVVSRGGRSVAFGEIVQRGQLDRRFSAEELEQLPIKAPAERRLVGRDTRALDIPAKTNGTAVYGIDVEIDGMVYARPVVPPTRYGNRVQRVDDSASKKVKGYLGYEVLVDPSETCQGWVAVLADSYYAAIKATDAIDVTYEMSPATKVSEAMIQEHGKKLVADRSKGALWVEEGDIEATRESAATILKANYRTATALHVQLEPVNATVEFKDGAWHVHTGNQWQSLTLPTVAKALGVPQEKVIIHHYFLGGGFGRRLYGDYIVPAALTAKAVGKPVKMVFTRPDDALFDQPRSPSVQQFEAFFDQSGKLAGLEHALTSGWPTSAMAPGFMADAAAGDGKVDIFAASGSDHWYTLPSHRVRAIENDLAQKTFLSGWLRSVGPGWIGWGVESFIDEIAHRMGKDPLALRLELLDGQGKNAGKAPESVGGAKRFAKVLRQVAKQADWGRSLPKNEGLGLAVSAGQERTMPTWVACAAHVAVNPDSGAVTVKKVHLAVDAGTIVHPDGALAQLEGSVLWGVSLALHESTELAGGRVAATNLHQYQPVRMRDVPELDIQLVPSDEFPVGLGEPGVIAVAPAIGNAIYDAVGVRLRDLPIRPEAVLAQLRSEAA; encoded by the coding sequence ATGAAGAATCAGGAGCGCAACGCGCTCGACCTGTCCCGGCGCGACTTCCTCGTGGGCAGTGTCGGTACCGCCGTCGTCATGGGTTTCGGTGCGATTGGCGCCACCGCCTCCGCTCGGGCCGCCGTCGCGAGCAAGGCCTTCGCACCGACGATCTGGTTCGAGATCGACCGCGAAGGCGCTGTCGTGGTCCACGTCGCGAAGTCCGAGATGGGCCAGCACATCGGAACCGCGCTGGCGCGGATCGTGGCCGACGAGCTCGGCGCCGACTGGAATCGTGTGAGGATCCACCACGTCGCCACGGATCCGAAGTGGGGCTTCATGGTCACGGGCGGATCCTGGTCCGTATTCCACAGCTTCGAGCACCTCTCGCGTGCCGGGGCGGCCGGCCGCATCGCCCTGCTCGAGGCTGGCGCGCGCCTGCTGGGCGAAGATCCGAAGACCTGTGAGATCGCGGACGGGGTCGTCTCGAGAGGCGGCCGTTCGGTTGCGTTCGGTGAAATCGTCCAGCGCGGCCAGCTCGACCGACGCTTCTCGGCCGAAGAGCTCGAGCAGCTCCCCATCAAGGCCCCGGCGGAGAGACGTCTGGTCGGCAGAGACACCCGCGCCCTCGATATCCCCGCCAAGACGAACGGCACCGCGGTCTACGGGATCGATGTCGAGATCGACGGCATGGTCTACGCCCGCCCGGTGGTCCCTCCAACCCGCTATGGCAATCGGGTCCAACGCGTCGACGATTCCGCCTCCAAGAAGGTGAAGGGTTACCTCGGCTACGAGGTCCTGGTCGACCCGAGCGAGACCTGCCAGGGCTGGGTCGCCGTCCTTGCCGACTCCTACTACGCGGCGATCAAGGCGACCGATGCCATCGATGTGACCTACGAAATGAGCCCCGCCACGAAGGTGAGCGAGGCGATGATCCAGGAGCACGGGAAGAAGCTGGTCGCCGATCGCTCGAAGGGTGCACTGTGGGTCGAGGAAGGAGACATCGAAGCTACGCGCGAATCCGCCGCGACGATCTTGAAGGCGAACTACCGCACGGCGACTGCCCTGCACGTCCAGCTCGAGCCGGTGAACGCCACCGTCGAGTTCAAGGACGGCGCCTGGCACGTGCACACCGGAAACCAATGGCAGTCGCTGACGCTGCCCACGGTGGCCAAGGCACTCGGCGTTCCCCAGGAGAAGGTCATCATCCACCACTACTTCCTGGGCGGCGGCTTCGGGCGCCGGCTCTACGGGGACTACATCGTCCCCGCGGCGCTCACCGCGAAGGCAGTCGGCAAGCCGGTGAAGATGGTGTTCACCCGTCCGGACGACGCGCTCTTCGACCAGCCGCGCTCGCCGTCGGTGCAGCAGTTCGAGGCGTTCTTCGACCAGTCGGGGAAGCTCGCGGGCCTCGAGCACGCGCTCACGTCGGGCTGGCCGACATCGGCCATGGCGCCCGGCTTCATGGCCGACGCCGCCGCGGGCGATGGCAAGGTCGACATCTTCGCCGCCAGTGGTTCGGACCACTGGTACACGCTCCCGAGCCATCGCGTGCGCGCGATCGAGAACGACCTCGCCCAGAAGACCTTTCTCTCCGGTTGGCTGCGGTCGGTCGGCCCTGGCTGGATCGGTTGGGGGGTCGAGTCGTTCATCGACGAGATCGCTCACAGGATGGGCAAGGACCCGCTCGCGCTGCGCCTCGAGCTCCTCGACGGCCAGGGCAAGAATGCCGGGAAGGCGCCCGAAAGCGTCGGGGGAGCGAAGCGCTTCGCGAAGGTGCTCCGTCAAGTCGCGAAGCAGGCCGATTGGGGCCGTTCGCTTCCGAAGAACGAGGGTCTGGGTCTCGCCGTCAGTGCCGGTCAGGAGCGCACGATGCCGACCTGGGTCGCCTGCGCGGCACACGTCGCCGTGAACCCCGACTCCGGTGCGGTCACGGTGAAGAAGGTGCACCTGGCAGTGGACGCGGGGACCATCGTACATCCCGATGGCGCGTTGGCGCAGCTCGAAGGGTCGGTGCTCTGGGGCGTGAGCCTCGCGCTCCACGAGAGCACGGAGCTTGCAGGAGGTCGCGTCGCGGCGACCAACCTGCACCAGTACCAGCCCGTGCGGATGCGTGACGTCCCGGAGCTCGACATCCAGCTCGTTCCGAGCGATGAGTTTCCCGTGGGCCTCGGGGAGCCGGGCGTGATCGCCGTCGCACCCGCCATCGGCAACGCGATCTACGATGCAGTCGGCGTTCGTCTGCGTGACCTCCCGATCCGACCGGAAGCGGTCCTCGCCCAGTTGCGATCGGAGGCGGCGTGA
- a CDS encoding XdhC family protein, whose product MRELRDILDAFDRLSRSGESAVLASVVGTTGSTYRRPGARTLILSDERTIGLVSGGCLEGDLLLRSRLVRASGTPELVEYDATREDDVLLGLGLGCGGVVRVWLERVDASAPGPLTFLRSCLEERLAGAVAVELAGPQRGRWSGLRGDGWRWNLSASETLERGLREALRTGRHAVLESPRRETAIESVAIPKRLVVFGAGPDAAPLSRTATRLGWDVTIVDTRSAGLTASRFPGARLRECSFARAAKETGVDADTFTVVMTHHYLHDLTVLRSLLSHNPRYIGMLGPRHRFEDLIRELREEGVFLDGDQFDRIYAPAGLDLGADAPDEIAIAVVAEMQAVAAERTAGFLRDRKGPIHAAP is encoded by the coding sequence ATGCGAGAGCTGCGGGACATCCTCGACGCCTTCGACCGTCTCTCCCGCTCCGGCGAGTCCGCGGTACTGGCGAGTGTCGTGGGCACGACGGGCTCGACCTATCGTCGTCCCGGCGCGCGCACTCTGATCCTTTCCGACGAGCGAACGATCGGCCTCGTCAGTGGAGGTTGCCTCGAGGGAGATCTGCTCTTGCGCTCTCGGCTGGTCCGAGCGAGCGGTACGCCTGAGCTCGTCGAGTACGACGCAACGCGGGAAGACGACGTCCTCCTGGGCCTGGGCCTGGGCTGCGGCGGCGTCGTGCGGGTCTGGCTCGAACGGGTCGATGCCTCAGCGCCGGGCCCGCTCACGTTCCTGCGTAGCTGCCTGGAAGAGCGCCTCGCAGGAGCTGTCGCTGTCGAGCTGGCCGGCCCCCAGCGCGGTCGTTGGTCCGGGCTTCGCGGCGATGGCTGGCGCTGGAACCTCTCCGCGTCGGAGACGCTCGAGCGAGGACTGCGCGAAGCACTGCGGACGGGCCGCCACGCAGTCCTCGAAAGTCCACGGCGAGAGACGGCCATCGAATCGGTTGCAATTCCCAAGCGTCTGGTCGTCTTCGGGGCCGGCCCGGATGCCGCCCCGCTTTCCCGCACCGCGACCCGACTGGGCTGGGACGTCACGATCGTCGATACCCGTTCCGCCGGACTGACCGCTTCCCGCTTTCCCGGAGCTCGACTGCGCGAATGTTCATTCGCGCGGGCCGCGAAGGAGACGGGCGTCGACGCGGACACCTTCACAGTCGTGATGACGCATCACTATCTGCACGACCTGACCGTTCTCCGAAGTCTTCTATCCCACAACCCGCGCTACATCGGGATGCTTGGTCCAAGGCATCGGTTCGAGGACCTGATCCGCGAGCTTCGTGAGGAGGGCGTGTTCCTGGACGGCGATCAATTCGATCGGATCTACGCTCCCGCCGGACTCGACCTCGGCGCAGATGCACCGGACGAGATCGCGATCGCAGTCGTTGCCGAGATGCAAGCGGTGGCTGCCGAGCGAACAGCTGGATTCCTCAGGGATCGCAAGGGTCCGATCCACGCGGCGCCTTGA